A genome region from Cucurbita pepo subsp. pepo cultivar mu-cu-16 unplaced genomic scaffold, ASM280686v2 Cp4.1_scaffold002766, whole genome shotgun sequence includes the following:
- the LOC111786783 gene encoding uncharacterized protein LOC111786783 produces the protein IKAQDEIKAQDEASEPVNMDEGPLPSTDQSSDLNSECIVSPLTKVLKCAKAGDKAPPEVVKSWKENGFTSLIIAAPQSDAWGLVKDLLPLVANSAPFAIYHQYLQV, from the exons TTAAAGCACAGGATGAGGCATCTGAACCTGTTAATATGGATGAAGGCCCTCTACCATCTACAGACCAGTCTTCAGATCTCAACTCAGAGTGTATAGTTTCTCCATTAACTAAAGTATTAAAATGCGCAAAAGCTGGAGATAAGGCACCGCCAGAAGTTGTTAAATCATGGAAAGAAAATGGTTTTACAAG CCTAATAATTGCTGCTCCACAGTCGGATGCATGGGGCCTTGTTAAAGATCTGTTGCCTCTTGTAGCAAATTCTGCCCCATTTGCTATCTATCACCAGTATCTTCAGGTTG